A window of Betaproteobacteria bacterium contains these coding sequences:
- a CDS encoding EF-hand domain-containing protein produces the protein MRAVATAATLLICAPFAAAADDMVSFATGGYASGLRSGELMKKIDTNKDGMVSKDEWVAYQERVFVMLDHDKTMMIDEKEFLAPSSELASFATGGYARGLQSPEMMHKIDTNGDGRVSHDEYITYQVKVFEMMDTGHSGMVGAKEFLGKGLASK, from the coding sequence ATGCGCGCTGTTGCCACCGCCGCCACATTGCTGATCTGCGCTCCGTTTGCCGCCGCCGCCGATGACATGGTGTCCTTCGCCACCGGCGGCTACGCGAGCGGTCTCAGGAGCGGCGAGCTCATGAAGAAGATCGACACCAACAAGGACGGCATGGTGTCGAAGGACGAGTGGGTCGCGTACCAGGAGCGCGTCTTCGTGATGCTGGATCACGACAAGACGATGATGATCGACGAGAAGGAGTTTCTGGCACCGTCGAGTGAACTCGCCTCCTTCGCTACCGGCGGCTACGCGCGCGGGCTGCAGAGCCCCGAGATGATGCACAAGATCGACACCAACGGTGACGGCCGCGTCTCCCATGACGAGTACATCACGTATCAGGTCAAGGTGTTCGAGATGATGGACACCGGGCACAGCGGCATGGTCGGCGCCAAGGAGTTTCTCGGCAAAGGCCTTGCCTCGAAGTGA